A genomic stretch from Frigoribacterium sp. PvP032 includes:
- a CDS encoding ABC transporter ATP-binding protein translates to MPADARAASALPGAQAEPTALVADGVSVSYGASDVVHDARLELRPGRVTALVGPNGSGKSTLLRTAARLQRGRTGTLSLEQQQRGQQPDADVSTDGLALSVRDFARHVALLTQGRPVPSGLSVRDVVQFGRYPHRGRWGRADPGGAEAVDRALQLTGVDGLAERGVDQLSGGQLQRVWLASCLAQQTGVLLLDEPTTYLDLRYQVELLDLVRDLADESQIAVGVVLHDLDQAAALADTVVLLHEGRVRATGTPAEVLTPDLLSEVWGIDIEVDTDPSTGRLRTRAVARHHTRTERLHP, encoded by the coding sequence CTGCCTGCCGACGCACGGGCCGCCTCGGCGCTGCCGGGTGCACAGGCTGAGCCGACCGCGCTCGTGGCCGACGGGGTCTCGGTCTCGTACGGCGCCTCCGACGTGGTGCACGACGCGCGGCTCGAGCTGCGGCCCGGCCGGGTCACGGCCCTCGTCGGCCCCAACGGCAGCGGCAAGTCGACCCTGCTGCGGACCGCCGCCCGGCTGCAGCGGGGTCGCACGGGGACGCTGTCGCTCGAGCAGCAGCAACGGGGCCAGCAGCCCGACGCGGACGTGTCGACCGACGGCCTCGCCCTCTCGGTGCGCGACTTCGCCCGCCACGTCGCCCTCCTCACGCAGGGCCGCCCGGTGCCGAGCGGCCTCAGCGTGCGCGACGTCGTCCAGTTCGGTCGCTACCCGCACCGGGGCCGCTGGGGCAGGGCCGACCCAGGAGGAGCGGAGGCGGTCGACCGGGCCCTGCAGCTCACCGGCGTGGACGGCCTCGCCGAGCGTGGCGTCGACCAGCTCTCGGGCGGGCAGCTGCAGCGCGTCTGGCTCGCCAGCTGCCTCGCGCAGCAGACGGGGGTGCTGCTGCTCGACGAGCCCACCACCTACCTCGACCTCCGCTACCAGGTCGAGCTGCTCGACCTCGTGCGCGATCTCGCCGACGAGTCGCAGATCGCCGTCGGAGTCGTGCTGCACGACCTCGACCAGGCCGCGGCGCTCGCCGACACGGTCGTGCTGCTGCACGAGGGCCGGGTCCGCGCGACGGGCACGCCCGCCGAGGTGCTGACCCCCGACCTCCTCTCCGAGGTCTGGGGCATCGACATCGAGGTCGACACCGATCCCTCCACCGGCCGGCTCCGCACCCGTGCGGTCGCCCGTCACCACACCAGAACCGAGAGGCTCCACCCATGA